The proteins below are encoded in one region of Clostridium pasteurianum DSM 525 = ATCC 6013:
- the hisG gene encoding ATP phosphoribosyltransferase produces MESIKPLRIALTKGRLEKFSVDIFDKVGIDTEELKNKGRRLVLCDKKNNIQFVLVKAVDVLTYVEHGAADIGIVGKDTLLEEGRDFYEVMDLKVGKCKFALASIPSFNINEGYNRKKIATKYPRVTRDYFRKLGMDVEIIKIEGSVELAPILGLSDAIVDIVETGTTLKENGLIVFNDICDISARMIVNRASMKMRKDEIKSLIDNVQKVVNEFDKIPQKK; encoded by the coding sequence ATGGAATCTATAAAACCTTTAAGAATAGCACTTACTAAAGGAAGACTTGAAAAATTTTCAGTAGATATATTTGATAAAGTTGGTATTGATACTGAAGAATTAAAGAACAAAGGCAGAAGACTTGTACTTTGTGATAAAAAAAATAATATACAATTTGTACTGGTGAAAGCTGTTGATGTATTAACTTATGTAGAACATGGAGCAGCAGACATAGGTATAGTTGGTAAAGACACCCTTTTAGAAGAGGGAAGAGATTTTTATGAAGTTATGGATTTAAAGGTTGGTAAATGTAAATTTGCACTGGCATCTATACCAAGTTTTAACATTAACGAAGGATATAATAGAAAAAAAATTGCTACTAAATATCCTAGAGTTACAAGAGATTACTTTAGAAAACTTGGTATGGATGTAGAAATTATTAAAATAGAAGGTTCTGTGGAACTTGCACCTATTTTAGGACTTTCAGATGCCATTGTAGACATTGTAGAAACAGGGACTACATTAAAGGAAAATGGACTTATTGTATTTAACGATATATGTGATATAAGTGCCAGAATGATTGTAAACAGAGCCAGCATGAAGATGAGAAAAGATGAAATTAAATCATTAATAGATAATGTTCAGAAAGTAGTAAATGAATTCGATAAGATACCCCAGAAGAAATAG
- a CDS encoding histidinol phosphate phosphatase — MFDTHVHTTFSTDSKLSIDKAVKKAYDDNLGLILTEHMDLKFPVEGEFTFDIDKYFQEYHKYRNNKLLLGIELGMRDDCINENADIGKGYPFDYVLGSIHFVNGIDIYEKSFYDGKTKKDAYNEYFENMLENIKSHSYIDSLGHIDYICRYAQYEDKDIHYREHGDIIDEILKALIDRNIAIEINTRRLSSKDTVNSLIDIYKRFSELKGKYVTIGSDSHSENSIGFNYNQALKIAELCKLTPVYFKNRKMEYV; from the coding sequence ATGTTTGATACTCATGTTCACACTACTTTTTCTACTGATTCTAAGCTTTCTATAGATAAGGCTGTAAAAAAAGCTTATGATGATAATCTAGGACTTATTTTAACAGAGCATATGGATTTAAAATTCCCTGTAGAAGGAGAATTTACATTTGATATAGATAAATATTTTCAGGAATACCATAAATACAGAAATAACAAGCTTTTGCTTGGAATAGAACTTGGTATGAGAGATGATTGTATAAATGAAAATGCAGATATAGGTAAGGGATATCCTTTCGATTATGTACTTGGATCCATACATTTTGTAAATGGAATAGATATATATGAGAAAAGTTTTTATGATGGAAAAACTAAGAAAGATGCATATAATGAATACTTTGAAAACATGCTGGAAAATATAAAAAGCCACAGTTATATTGATAGTCTTGGTCATATTGATTATATATGCAGGTATGCCCAATATGAAGATAAAGATATACATTATAGAGAACATGGGGATATAATTGATGAAATACTAAAAGCTCTTATTGATAGAAATATAGCTATAGAAATAAATACAAGAAGACTTTCTAGTAAAGACACTGTTAACAGTCTTATAGATATATATAAAAGATTTTCAGAATTAAAAGGCAAATATGTGACTATAGGATCAGATTCCCATAGTGAAAACAGTATAGGATTTAATTACAACCAGGCATTAAAAATAGCAGAATTGTGTAAATTAACTCCTGTGTATTTTAAGAATAGAAAAATGGAATATGTATAA
- the hisD gene encoding histidinol dehydrogenase — MSELINILKANSKEGIEYLENLKKRAEGIENDVNIKVAEMLSEIREKGDSAVINFTRKFDCESLESLTVKREEIDKAYEEVDEEFIEALKTAKSNITEFHEKQKDKSWIMTKENGIVMGQTVRGLSRVGIYVPGGTAAYPSSVMMNALPAKVAGVEKIVMVTPPKKDGTISASILVAADIAGVDEIYKVGGAQAIGALAYGTETIEKVDKIVGPGNIFVALAKRSVFGLVDIDMIAGPSEILIVSDENGNEKFIAADLMSQAEHDKLASAILVTTSQELAVKVQKEIKRQVESLSRKEIIETSLKDFGVILVVDNMDEAIDLGNKIAPEHFELMVKDPFLYLGRIKNAGSIFLGSYSPEPLGDYMAGPNHVLPTSGSARFFSPLSVDDFIKKSSYIYYSEEGLYGVKDKIVKLADTEGLTAHANSIKVRYED, encoded by the coding sequence GTGAGTGAATTAATCAATATATTAAAAGCCAATAGTAAAGAGGGAATAGAATACTTAGAGAACCTAAAGAAGAGAGCAGAAGGTATAGAAAATGATGTAAATATAAAAGTAGCAGAAATGCTTTCAGAGATAAGAGAAAAGGGAGATAGTGCAGTTATAAACTTTACAAGAAAATTTGATTGCGAAAGCTTGGAAAGTTTAACAGTGAAAAGAGAAGAGATAGATAAAGCCTATGAAGAAGTGGATGAGGAATTCATAGAAGCATTAAAGACGGCAAAGTCAAATATAACAGAATTTCATGAAAAACAAAAGGATAAGTCTTGGATTATGACAAAGGAAAATGGAATAGTAATGGGACAAACTGTTAGAGGACTTTCAAGAGTTGGTATATACGTACCAGGGGGAACAGCTGCCTATCCATCTTCTGTAATGATGAACGCTTTGCCAGCAAAGGTGGCTGGAGTGGAAAAAATTGTTATGGTCACACCTCCTAAAAAGGATGGTACAATAAGTGCAAGTATACTTGTAGCTGCAGATATTGCAGGAGTTGATGAGATATATAAAGTAGGAGGAGCACAGGCGATTGGAGCTCTTGCCTATGGTACAGAAACTATAGAGAAGGTAGATAAAATAGTTGGACCGGGAAATATATTTGTGGCCCTGGCAAAGAGAAGTGTCTTTGGATTAGTAGATATAGATATGATTGCAGGACCTAGTGAAATACTTATAGTTTCTGATGAAAATGGTAATGAAAAATTTATAGCAGCAGATTTAATGTCTCAAGCTGAGCATGATAAACTTGCCTCTGCAATTCTAGTAACTACTTCGCAAGAATTAGCTGTAAAGGTTCAAAAGGAAATAAAAAGACAAGTAGAAAGTTTAAGCAGAAAAGAAATAATTGAAACTTCTCTAAAGGATTTTGGAGTAATACTTGTGGTAGATAATATGGATGAAGCCATTGATTTAGGTAATAAAATAGCTCCTGAGCACTTTGAACTTATGGTAAAAGATCCATTTTTATATCTTGGAAGAATAAAAAATGCAGGATCAATTTTTCTTGGTTCCTATTCTCCAGAACCATTAGGAGATTATATGGCAGGTCCTAATCATGTGTTACCTACCAGTGGAAGTGCCAGATTCTTCTCACCTCTTTCAGTAGATGATTTTATTAAGAAATCAAGTTATATATACTACAGTGAAGAAGGCTTATATGGAGTTAAAGATAAGATAGTTAAATTAGCTGATACAGAAGGGCTTACAGCTCACGCTAATTCCATAAAAGTTAGATATGAGGACTAG
- the hisA gene encoding 1-(5-phosphoribosyl)-5-[(5-phosphoribosylamino)methylideneamino]imidazole-4-carboxamide isomerase — MIIFPAMDLRDGKCVRLYQGKFDESEVVGENPLDVALDFKAKGAEYIHMVDLDGALKGEIKNLSIISEVIKTVGIPVELGGGIRNMETVDMLIDTGLSRVILGTAALKDMNFVKQAVKKYGEKIAVGIDAKNEKVAVNGWIDVSDVDYIDFAKQMESIGVKTIIFTDISKDGTLQGPNLEQLEKIHKSVSCDIIASGGIKNVEDLKHIKDMGVYGAITGKAIYSGNINLEEAIKVCK; from the coding sequence GTGATAATATTTCCAGCTATGGATTTAAGAGATGGTAAATGTGTAAGATTGTATCAAGGAAAATTTGATGAGTCAGAAGTTGTAGGAGAAAATCCATTAGATGTAGCTTTAGATTTTAAAGCTAAAGGAGCGGAATATATACATATGGTGGATTTAGATGGTGCACTGAAAGGTGAAATAAAGAACTTGAGTATTATATCGGAAGTAATTAAGACTGTGGGCATTCCAGTAGAACTTGGCGGTGGTATAAGAAATATGGAAACTGTTGATATGCTTATAGATACAGGTCTTTCAAGGGTAATACTGGGTACCGCAGCATTAAAGGATATGAATTTTGTAAAGCAGGCGGTAAAAAAGTATGGTGAAAAAATAGCTGTAGGTATAGATGCAAAGAACGAAAAAGTGGCGGTAAATGGATGGATCGATGTAAGTGACGTGGATTACATTGATTTTGCGAAACAAATGGAGAGTATAGGTGTAAAAACTATAATATTTACAGATATAAGTAAAGATGGAACCCTTCAAGGACCCAACTTAGAGCAGCTTGAAAAAATTCATAAGAGTGTAAGTTGTGACATAATAGCTTCTGGTGGAATAAAAAATGTAGAAGATTTGAAGCATATAAAGGACATGGGTGTTTATGGTGCTATTACAGGTAAAGCCATATATTCTGGAAATATAAATTTGGAAGAGGCAATAAAGGTTTGTAAATAG
- the hisB gene encoding imidazoleglycerol-phosphate dehydratase HisB has translation MDKREASISRKTMETNIDMSLELDGEGNSSIETGVGFFDHMLTLMTKHGLMTLNLKAEGDIYVDSHHLVEDVGIVLGKCINKALGDKVGIKRYGTAYVPMDESLSLVSIDISGRPYLVFEGDFSTEKLGMFETEMVEEFFRAVAFNAGITLHVKSLYGKNTHHIIEGMFKAFGRALKEAMEKDFRIKGVMSTKGSL, from the coding sequence ATGGATAAAAGAGAAGCCTCTATTTCAAGAAAAACTATGGAAACAAACATAGATATGAGTCTTGAACTTGACGGAGAGGGAAACTCCAGTATAGAAACTGGTGTGGGATTTTTTGATCATATGCTTACACTTATGACAAAGCATGGACTTATGACTTTAAATCTTAAAGCAGAGGGAGATATCTATGTAGATTCACATCATTTGGTAGAGGATGTGGGTATAGTTCTTGGAAAGTGTATTAATAAAGCTTTAGGAGATAAAGTTGGGATAAAGAGATACGGAACAGCCTATGTGCCTATGGATGAGAGCCTCTCACTGGTATCTATTGATATCAGTGGAAGACCTTATTTGGTGTTTGAAGGTGATTTTAGTACAGAAAAATTAGGTATGTTTGAAACGGAAATGGTAGAGGAATTTTTTAGAGCAGTAGCCTTTAATGCTGGAATAACTCTTCATGTAAAATCTCTATACGGTAAAAATACTCACCATATAATTGAAGGTATGTTTAAGGCTTTTGGAAGGGCCCTTAAAGAGGCTATGGAGAAAGATTTCAGAATAAAGGGTGTAATGTCCACTAAAGGAAGTTTGTAA
- a CDS encoding sensor histidine kinase, with protein MEDNYRVEIDNLNREIGKKNIKLKNISDQLEEENIKRKAIERSFKENQEILKKVLKADKVRKDFFANISHELRTPLNVIFTSTQLIDLNLKKLHIEDKNLCKYLAMNRQNCYRLLKLINNLIDITKIDSGYFDIKLKNTNIIKVVEDTVLSIAEYIKSKNIEILFDTDVEERYTSCDEEKISRVIMNLLSNAVKFTKPEGKIEVNIHDSENKVIISVKDTGIGIPLEMQKVIFERFAQAKESLAKECGGSGIGLSIVKALVEMHKGKVWVKSEEGKGSEFFIELPVILLEEKDVPKNHNLVDNKNNIINIEFSDIVG; from the coding sequence ATGGAAGATAATTATAGGGTTGAAATAGATAATTTAAATAGAGAAATAGGGAAAAAAAATATAAAATTGAAAAATATAAGTGATCAATTAGAAGAGGAAAATATAAAGAGAAAAGCTATAGAAAGGTCTTTTAAAGAAAATCAGGAAATTTTAAAAAAAGTGTTGAAGGCAGATAAAGTAAGAAAGGATTTTTTTGCTAATATATCTCATGAATTAAGAACACCATTAAATGTTATATTTACATCTACGCAGTTAATTGATTTAAATTTAAAAAAGCTTCATATTGAGGATAAAAATTTGTGTAAATATTTAGCTATGAACAGACAAAATTGCTATAGACTTTTAAAACTTATAAATAATTTAATAGATATAACTAAAATTGATTCAGGGTATTTTGATATAAAATTAAAAAATACCAATATAATAAAGGTAGTTGAAGATACTGTACTGTCTATAGCAGAATATATTAAAAGCAAGAATATAGAAATTTTGTTTGATACAGATGTAGAAGAAAGATATACTTCTTGTGATGAAGAAAAAATCAGCAGGGTAATTATGAATCTTTTATCAAATGCAGTGAAATTTACAAAGCCTGAAGGTAAAATAGAGGTTAATATCCATGATAGTGAGAATAAAGTGATTATATCTGTTAAAGATACGGGAATAGGAATTCCATTGGAAATGCAAAAGGTCATATTTGAAAGATTTGCTCAAGCCAAAGAATCTTTAGCGAAAGAATGTGGGGGAAGTGGAATAGGTCTTTCTATAGTTAAGGCATTGGTAGAAATGCATAAAGGAAAAGTTTGGGTTAAAAGTGAAGAGGGAAAAGGCAGTGAGTTTTTTATTGAACTTCCAGTTATATTACTTGAAGAGAAGGATGTTCCTAAAAATCATAATTTGGTAGATAATAAAAATAATATTATAAATATTGAATTCTCAGATATAGTAGGCTGA
- the hisC gene encoding histidinol-phosphate transaminase — protein sequence MSKYWSEITKNIEPYVCGEQPKDKKYIKLNTNENPYPPSPKVIEAIKMAANEDLRLYPDPNCDELRDTIAEYYDLNRDQVFIGNGSDEVLAFSFLAFFNTNEKIIFPDISYSFYPVYAKLYKLDYKLSSLKEDFSINVEDFLGENGGVVIPNPNAPTAKAIDSDDIKKILQHNSDKVVIIDEAYVDFGCESVVKLIKEYPNLLVIQTLSKSRCLAGIRVGFALGQEELIDGLNRIKNSMNSYTIDRVAAKAAVAAIKDEEYFKECVSKIINTRELVSEKLKSFGFEVIPSKANFIFTWHPDIDGEKLFATLRENGLLVRYFNKPRINNYLRITIGSEDEMNVFLEKLHKIVENILQK from the coding sequence ATGAGTAAATATTGGAGTGAAATTACTAAAAATATAGAACCCTATGTTTGTGGTGAGCAGCCTAAAGATAAAAAATACATTAAATTAAATACAAATGAAAATCCATATCCACCATCACCAAAGGTTATAGAAGCAATAAAGATGGCTGCTAACGAGGATTTAAGATTATATCCAGATCCAAATTGCGATGAATTGAGAGATACTATTGCAGAGTATTATGATTTAAATAGAGACCAAGTGTTTATTGGAAACGGATCTGATGAAGTATTAGCATTTTCATTTTTAGCATTTTTTAATACTAATGAAAAAATTATATTTCCAGATATAAGTTACAGTTTTTATCCCGTTTATGCTAAATTATATAAATTAGATTATAAACTATCAAGTTTAAAAGAGGATTTTTCTATAAATGTAGAGGATTTTTTAGGTGAAAATGGGGGCGTTGTAATTCCTAATCCCAATGCACCAACAGCTAAAGCAATAGATTCTGATGATATAAAGAAAATACTTCAGCATAACTCTGATAAAGTAGTTATAATAGATGAAGCCTATGTGGATTTTGGTTGCGAATCTGTGGTAAAGCTCATAAAGGAATATCCTAATTTACTAGTAATACAGACTCTGTCAAAATCTAGATGTTTAGCTGGAATTCGTGTTGGATTTGCTCTTGGACAAGAAGAACTTATAGATGGACTAAATAGGATAAAAAATTCTATGAACTCCTATACAATAGATAGAGTTGCAGCAAAAGCTGCCGTTGCGGCTATTAAAGATGAAGAATATTTTAAAGAATGTGTTTCCAAAATAATAAATACGCGAGAATTAGTAAGTGAAAAATTAAAAAGCTTTGGTTTTGAAGTAATACCTTCAAAGGCAAACTTTATATTTACGTGGCACCCTGATATAGATGGAGAAAAATTATTTGCTACACTTAGGGAAAATGGATTATTAGTAAGATATTTTAATAAACCTAGAATTAACAATTACTTGCGAATAACCATAGGTTCAGAAGATGAAATGAATGTTTTTCTTGAGAAGCTTCATAAAATAGTTGAAAATATACTTCAAAAATAA
- the hisE gene encoding phosphoribosyl-ATP diphosphatase codes for MYMNEIIKELYATILDRKANPIKDSYTNYLFEKGVDKILKKVGEECTETVIAAKNNDPKELVMETCDLVYHLLVLLANQGIDLKDVEAELIKREAKTGNKKPERREIENL; via the coding sequence ATATATATGAATGAAATTATTAAGGAACTTTATGCTACAATTTTAGATAGAAAAGCTAATCCGATAAAAGATTCTTACACAAATTATCTATTTGAAAAGGGAGTAGACAAAATACTTAAAAAAGTTGGAGAAGAATGTACTGAAACGGTAATAGCGGCAAAAAATAATGATCCTAAGGAACTTGTAATGGAGACTTGCGATTTAGTATATCATTTACTAGTTTTATTGGCAAATCAGGGTATAGATTTAAAGGATGTTGAAGCTGAGTTAATTAAAAGAGAAGCTAAGACAGGTAACAAAAAGCCAGAAAGAAGAGAAATAGAAAATTTATAA
- the hisI gene encoding phosphoribosyl-AMP cyclohydrolase: protein MNTNELLESVDFSKGLIPAIIVDVENGEVLMLAYMNKESLRKTMETKTTWFWSRSRNEYWNKGATSGHFQYVKSISLDCDNDTLLIKVEQVGAACHTGSRSCFFKTIDI from the coding sequence ATGAATACAAATGAATTATTGGAGTCTGTAGATTTTAGTAAAGGTTTAATACCAGCTATTATTGTAGATGTAGAAAACGGTGAAGTTCTGATGCTGGCTTATATGAATAAAGAATCATTGAGAAAAACTATGGAAACTAAAACTACTTGGTTTTGGAGTCGTTCTAGAAATGAATACTGGAATAAAGGAGCTACTTCTGGACATTTTCAATATGTCAAAAGTATAAGTCTGGATTGTGATAATGATACTTTACTTATAAAGGTAGAGCAGGTAGGGGCAGCTTGTCATACAGGAAGCAGAAGTTGCTTTTTTAAAACGATTGATATTTAA
- a CDS encoding ATP phosphoribosyltransferase regulatory subunit codes for MANLKKYIPEGTKDILFEECRSKIKIEDLIRDVYINYGYNEIISPTLEFYDVFNMENQPIPQEKMYKLFDNRGRILVLRSDMTTPIARIAATKIKPEMYPLKLFYSQNIFRVNEVLNGKLSEFTQSGIEIIGVDSIRGDIEAIITGIEALKRIGLRNFKIEIGDSQFFRQLTDNLPLNMEEKEQVRLFIQNKNIAGLREFLDNNSKIIDLNALEILQRLPELFGGKEIITETRELLGKSYGIKALENIERVYEVMDKLGYSKYISIDLGMVQNLNYYSGLIFRGYCMEAGDSILSGGRYDKLIENFGKKLPATGLAINVDIVVEALKTQGKTFADNKMEKIIHCNFDDLHKGYDLVMKLKEKGTKAEVSLMKKLEESFQYAEKMGVKSVINISEQMEYKFEDNIWIKGSKIITE; via the coding sequence ATGGCAAATTTAAAGAAATATATACCAGAAGGAACTAAAGATATACTTTTTGAAGAGTGCAGATCAAAAATTAAAATAGAAGATTTAATAAGAGATGTTTATATAAATTATGGATATAATGAAATTATTTCACCTACTTTAGAATTTTATGATGTGTTTAATATGGAGAATCAGCCTATACCACAAGAAAAAATGTATAAATTGTTTGATAATAGGGGAAGAATTCTTGTACTAAGGTCTGATATGACAACACCTATAGCAAGAATTGCGGCTACAAAAATAAAACCAGAAATGTATCCATTAAAACTCTTTTATAGTCAAAATATATTTAGAGTAAATGAAGTTCTAAATGGAAAATTAAGTGAATTTACTCAATCCGGTATTGAAATAATTGGAGTAGATAGTATAAGAGGAGATATAGAAGCTATTATTACTGGAATAGAAGCTCTAAAAAGAATAGGACTTAGAAACTTTAAAATAGAAATAGGAGATTCTCAGTTCTTCAGACAGCTTACAGATAATCTTCCTCTAAATATGGAGGAAAAGGAACAAGTTAGATTATTTATTCAAAATAAGAATATTGCTGGACTTAGAGAATTTCTTGATAATAACAGCAAGATTATTGACCTCAATGCATTAGAGATACTACAGAGATTACCAGAATTGTTTGGAGGTAAAGAAATTATTACAGAGACTAGAGAACTTCTAGGTAAATCTTATGGGATAAAGGCTCTTGAAAACATAGAAAGAGTTTATGAAGTCATGGACAAACTTGGATATAGTAAATATATATCTATTGATTTGGGAATGGTACAAAATTTAAATTATTATTCAGGACTTATTTTTAGAGGATATTGTATGGAGGCAGGAGATAGTATACTCAGCGGTGGAAGATATGACAAACTTATAGAAAACTTTGGAAAGAAATTACCTGCTACGGGCCTTGCAATAAATGTAGATATAGTGGTTGAAGCTTTGAAAACTCAAGGGAAAACTTTTGCAGATAATAAGATGGAAAAAATAATACATTGTAATTTTGATGATTTACATAAAGGTTATGATTTAGTTATGAAATTAAAAGAAAAAGGTACAAAAGCAGAAGTGAGTCTGATGAAAAAATTAGAAGAAAGCTTTCAATATGCAGAAAAAATGGGTGTAAAATCTGTTATAAATATATCGGAACAAATGGAATATAAATTTGAAGATAATATATGGATAAAGGGCAGTAAAATAATAACGGAATAA
- the hisH gene encoding imidazole glycerol phosphate synthase subunit HisH, protein MKEKTLSIVDYGIGNLRSVQKAFESFGGKCNITSSVDEILNSDGIILPGVGAFPDAMENIKKLNMDKALKNAAEAGVPILGICLGMQLLFDESDEIRPTEGLGLIKGRIKKFEVNLKIPHMGWNSLNILKKSPLLEGVKDGSYAYFVHSYYAELEEDNLDADSFYGINVPAAVSKNNVFGFQFHPEKSGDPGIKMLKNFWGLL, encoded by the coding sequence TTGAAGGAAAAGACATTGAGTATAGTAGATTATGGCATAGGAAATTTGAGAAGTGTACAGAAAGCCTTTGAATCCTTTGGTGGAAAATGTAATATAACATCTAGTGTAGATGAAATTCTAAACAGTGATGGTATTATACTTCCAGGAGTGGGGGCATTCCCTGATGCCATGGAAAATATAAAAAAATTAAATATGGATAAAGCTTTAAAGAATGCAGCAGAGGCAGGAGTACCTATCCTTGGGATATGTCTTGGAATGCAGCTGCTTTTTGATGAAAGTGATGAGATTAGACCTACAGAAGGATTAGGCCTTATAAAGGGAAGAATAAAGAAATTTGAAGTCAATTTGAAAATACCTCATATGGGATGGAATTCTTTAAACATATTAAAAAAATCACCTCTTTTAGAAGGTGTAAAAGATGGAAGTTACGCATACTTTGTTCATTCTTATTATGCTGAATTGGAAGAAGATAATTTAGATGCAGACAGCTTTTATGGTATAAATGTGCCGGCAGCTGTAAGTAAGAATAATGTATTTGGTTTTCAGTTTCATCCTGAGAAGAGTGGAGATCCGGGAATAAAAATGCTTAAAAATTTTTGGGGGTTGTTATAG
- a CDS encoding class I SAM-dependent methyltransferase, whose protein sequence is MNSIKYFNGIASKWNVIRSEYFEERLKYKVLSKADIKNKIVADLGCGTGFISLELANEAKLVFSIDNSVNMLKELKKSSINKNFNNVYPLKSSLEDITLFDESLDAIFINMALHHIRNADKAIGEMSRILKKGGVIVISDVMEHNGEWAREEMFDEWLGFSNSQISEWLIKSNFKNIHIENTDLTCKGYSSKGEYTETGIFIASAIKS, encoded by the coding sequence ATGAACTCTATAAAATATTTCAATGGTATTGCATCAAAATGGAATGTAATTAGAAGTGAATACTTCGAAGAAAGATTGAAATATAAGGTTTTATCAAAAGCAGATATAAAGAATAAAATTGTAGCTGATTTAGGTTGTGGAACAGGATTTATTTCACTGGAACTAGCTAATGAAGCAAAATTGGTATTTTCTATAGATAATTCAGTTAATATGCTAAAAGAATTAAAGAAGTCAAGTATAAATAAAAATTTTAATAATGTGTATCCATTAAAATCTTCTCTTGAGGATATAACTTTATTTGATGAATCTTTGGATGCTATATTCATAAATATGGCTTTACATCATATAAGAAATGCAGATAAGGCTATAGGTGAAATGAGCAGAATACTAAAAAAAGGAGGAGTCATAGTTATATCTGATGTGATGGAGCATAATGGTGAGTGGGCAAGAGAGGAAATGTTTGATGAATGGCTTGGTTTCTCAAATTCACAGATAAGTGAATGGCTTATAAAATCAAATTTTAAAAATATTCATATAGAAAATACAGATTTAACTTGTAAGGGATATTCAAGTAAAGGAGAATATACTGAAACAGGTATATTTATTGCATCTGCCATTAAATCCTAG
- the hisF gene encoding imidazole glycerol phosphate synthase subunit HisF, which produces MLTKRIIPCLDVNMGRVVKGINFVDLKDVGDPVAIAEFYNSEGADEIVFLDITATSDGRKTMIDVVKRTAEKVFIPLTVGGGIRTVEDFRDILKAGADKISINSSAVKDPTLITRAAERFGTQCVVVAIDGRKRADGSGWNVVIAGGRIDTGLDAIEWAQKAEKLGCGEILLTSMDADGTKNGYDIEFTSAITKAVNIPVIASGGCGNLEHFYDVFEKTNCDAALAASLFHYRELTIKQVKEYLREKQVSVRL; this is translated from the coding sequence ATGCTTACTAAGAGGATAATACCTTGTCTTGATGTAAATATGGGCAGGGTTGTTAAAGGAATAAATTTTGTAGATCTAAAGGATGTAGGAGATCCTGTAGCAATTGCAGAATTTTATAATAGTGAAGGTGCTGATGAAATAGTATTTTTGGATATAACTGCAACGTCAGATGGAAGAAAGACTATGATAGATGTAGTAAAGAGAACTGCAGAAAAAGTTTTTATACCTCTTACTGTTGGTGGAGGAATAAGAACTGTAGAGGATTTTAGAGATATATTAAAGGCCGGAGCAGATAAAATATCCATAAATTCTTCCGCAGTAAAAGACCCTACACTTATAACAAGAGCAGCTGAAAGGTTTGGTACTCAATGTGTAGTTGTAGCTATTGATGGAAGAAAGAGAGCAGATGGATCTGGGTGGAATGTAGTTATTGCTGGAGGAAGAATAGATACAGGACTTGATGCTATAGAATGGGCTCAAAAGGCAGAAAAACTTGGATGTGGTGAGATATTACTTACCAGCATGGATGCTGATGGAACGAAAAATGGTTATGATATAGAATTTACTAGTGCCATTACAAAGGCAGTAAATATTCCAGTTATAGCATCAGGAGGATGTGGAAATTTGGAACATTTCTATGATGTATTTGAAAAAACTAATTGTGATGCAGCATTAGCAGCTTCTCTATTTCATTATAGAGAACTTACAATAAAACAGGTTAAGGAATACTTAAGGGAGAAACAGGTTAGTGTTAGATTGTAG